A section of the Citrus sinensis cultivar Valencia sweet orange chromosome 8, DVS_A1.0, whole genome shotgun sequence genome encodes:
- the LOC102615350 gene encoding protein DETOXIFICATION 46, chloroplastic-like isoform X4, protein MQIKTLIHPLQGCSPSLIILNKTPALARFQSSFSPPSLRFFTTNILHRGVKTSCISPGKELIFDENCDNSISLSKNEEEKEEEEEEVEMEVKRGGLEKQSIWSQMKEIVMFTGPATGLWLCGPLMSLIDTAVIGQGSSVELAALGPGTVMCDYLTYVFMFLSIATSNMVATSLARQDKNEVQHQISVLLFVGLACGFLMLLFTRFFGSWALTAFTGPRNVHLVPAANTYVQIRSFAWPAVLVGLVAQSASLGMKDSLGPLKALAVASAINGIGDVALCSFLGYGIAGAAWATMVSQVVSAYMMIQSLNNKGYNAFSFSVPSTNELATILGLAGPVFITMIAKVAFYSLIIYFATSMGTNTVAAHQVMIQTYGMCSVCGEPLSQTAQSFMPELIYGVNRSLVKARMLLKSLLLIGSTLGLVLGTIGASVPWFFPNIFTSDKSVIQEMHKVLIPYILAIVVSPSTHSLEGTLL, encoded by the exons atgcaaatcaaaaccctaattcaCCCATTGCAGGGATGCTCTCCATCTTTGATTATCTTGAACAAGACTCCAGCTCTCGCTCGCTTTCAGAGCTCATTTTCACCACCAAGTTTACgtttttttacaacaaatatcCTTCACAGAGGAGTTAAAACTAGCTGCATTAGTCCTGGGAAAGAACTGatttttgatgaaaattgtgacaattcaatttctttatctaagaatgaagaagaaaaggaagaggaggaggaggaggtaGAAATGGAGGTGAAGAGGGGAGGATTGGAGAAGCAGAGTATATGGAGTCAAATGAAGGAGATTGTGATGTTTACAGGACCCGCCACAGGGCTTTGGCTCTGTGGGCCATTGATGAGTCTCATTGATACTGCTGTTATTGGTCAAGGAAGCTCCGTCGAGCTTGCTGCTCTAG GGCCAGGAACAGTTATGTGCGATTATTTGACTTACGTGTTCATGTTCCTTTCAATTGCAACTTCGAACATGGTTGCGACTTCCCTTGCCAGGCAG GATAAAAATGAAGTGCAGCATCAAATATCAGTCTTGCTCTTTGTTGGGTTGGCTTGTGGCTTCTTGATGCTTTTGTTTACAAGATTCTTTGGATCATGGGCACTAACTG cttttacTGGGCCAAGGAATGTGCACTTGGTACCGGCAGCAAATACATATGTTCAG ATTCGAAGCTTTGCATGGCCAGCAGTTCTAGTTGGATTGGTTGCTCAAAGTGCAAG TCTCGGCATGAAAGATTCTCTGGGACCTCTAAAAGCTTTGGCGGTTGCCAGTGCCATAAATGGTATCGGTGATGTAGCCCTTTGTAGCTTTTTGGGCTATGGCATTGCTGGGGCAGCATGGGCGACAATGGTGTCACAA GTTGTTTCGGCTTATATGATGATTCAGTCTCTGAATAACAAAGGATACAATGCCTTTTCTTTCTCTGTTCCATCCACCAATGAACTTGCCACAATACTCGGACTTGCTGGTCCAGTTTTTATAACTATGATAGCAAAG GTGGCTTTCTACTCGCtcattatatattttgctaCCTCTATGGGCACAAATACAGTGGCCGCTCATCAG GTTATGATTCAAACATACGGCATGTGCTCTGTATGCGGTGAGCCTCTTTCTCAGACTGCACAATCATTTATGCCTGAGTTGATATATGGTGTCAATCGAAGTTTGGTAAAG GCAAGAATGCTGCTGAAGTCACTTCTTCTCATTGGATCCACGCTTGGATTGGTATTAGGGACCATTGGAGCATCTGTTCCTTGGTTTTTCCCTAATATCTTTACATCTGACAAGAGTGTCATACAGGAG ATGCACAAAGTGCTAATACCATACATCCTTGCGATAGTTGTGTCACCCAGCACTCATAGCCTAGAAGGGACATTGCTG Tag
- the LOC102615350 gene encoding protein DETOXIFICATION 46, chloroplastic-like isoform X1, whose protein sequence is MQIKTLIHPLQGCSPSLIILNKTPALARFQSSFSPPSLRFFTTNILHRGVKTSCISPGKELIFDENCDNSISLSKNEEEKEEEEEEVEMEVKRGGLEKQSIWSQMKEIVMFTGPATGLWLCGPLMSLIDTAVIGQGSSVELAALGPGTVMCDYLTYVFMFLSIATSNMVATSLARQDKNEVQHQISVLLFVGLACGFLMLLFTRFFGSWALTAFTGPRNVHLVPAANTYVQIRSFAWPAVLVGLVAQSASLGMKDSLGPLKALAVASAINGIGDVALCSFLGYGIAGAAWATMVSQVVSAYMMIQSLNNKGYNAFSFSVPSTNELATILGLAGPVFITMIAKVAFYSLIIYFATSMGTNTVAAHQVMIQTYGMCSVCGEPLSQTAQSFMPELIYGVNRSLVKARMLLKSLLLIGSTLGLVLGTIGASVPWFFPNIFTSDKSVIQEMHKVLIPYILAIVVSPSTHSLEGTLLAGRDVKFFSISMSGCFLLGALVLLFASRGYGLPGCWFALVCFQSARFLLSLWRLLSPDGTLYSEDLNRYKMEKLKAA, encoded by the exons atgcaaatcaaaaccctaattcaCCCATTGCAGGGATGCTCTCCATCTTTGATTATCTTGAACAAGACTCCAGCTCTCGCTCGCTTTCAGAGCTCATTTTCACCACCAAGTTTACgtttttttacaacaaatatcCTTCACAGAGGAGTTAAAACTAGCTGCATTAGTCCTGGGAAAGAACTGatttttgatgaaaattgtgacaattcaatttctttatctaagaatgaagaagaaaaggaagaggaggaggaggaggtaGAAATGGAGGTGAAGAGGGGAGGATTGGAGAAGCAGAGTATATGGAGTCAAATGAAGGAGATTGTGATGTTTACAGGACCCGCCACAGGGCTTTGGCTCTGTGGGCCATTGATGAGTCTCATTGATACTGCTGTTATTGGTCAAGGAAGCTCCGTCGAGCTTGCTGCTCTAG GGCCAGGAACAGTTATGTGCGATTATTTGACTTACGTGTTCATGTTCCTTTCAATTGCAACTTCGAACATGGTTGCGACTTCCCTTGCCAGGCAG GATAAAAATGAAGTGCAGCATCAAATATCAGTCTTGCTCTTTGTTGGGTTGGCTTGTGGCTTCTTGATGCTTTTGTTTACAAGATTCTTTGGATCATGGGCACTAACTG cttttacTGGGCCAAGGAATGTGCACTTGGTACCGGCAGCAAATACATATGTTCAG ATTCGAAGCTTTGCATGGCCAGCAGTTCTAGTTGGATTGGTTGCTCAAAGTGCAAG TCTCGGCATGAAAGATTCTCTGGGACCTCTAAAAGCTTTGGCGGTTGCCAGTGCCATAAATGGTATCGGTGATGTAGCCCTTTGTAGCTTTTTGGGCTATGGCATTGCTGGGGCAGCATGGGCGACAATGGTGTCACAA GTTGTTTCGGCTTATATGATGATTCAGTCTCTGAATAACAAAGGATACAATGCCTTTTCTTTCTCTGTTCCATCCACCAATGAACTTGCCACAATACTCGGACTTGCTGGTCCAGTTTTTATAACTATGATAGCAAAG GTGGCTTTCTACTCGCtcattatatattttgctaCCTCTATGGGCACAAATACAGTGGCCGCTCATCAG GTTATGATTCAAACATACGGCATGTGCTCTGTATGCGGTGAGCCTCTTTCTCAGACTGCACAATCATTTATGCCTGAGTTGATATATGGTGTCAATCGAAGTTTGGTAAAG GCAAGAATGCTGCTGAAGTCACTTCTTCTCATTGGATCCACGCTTGGATTGGTATTAGGGACCATTGGAGCATCTGTTCCTTGGTTTTTCCCTAATATCTTTACATCTGACAAGAGTGTCATACAGGAG ATGCACAAAGTGCTAATACCATACATCCTTGCGATAGTTGTGTCACCCAGCACTCATAGCCTAGAAGGGACATTGCTG GCTGGACgagatgttaaattttttagcaTTTCAATGAGCGGATGCTTTTTATTGGGTGCCCTTGTATTGTTG TTTGCTAGTAGAGGATACGGTTTGCCAGGCTGCTGGTTTGCTCTCGTATGCTTTCAATCG GCTCGCTTTCTCCTTTCACTCTGGCGCCTTCTTTCTCCTGATGGTACACTTTACTCCGAAGACTTGAACCGGTATAAAATGGAAAAGCTGAAAGCTGCTTAG
- the LOC102615350 gene encoding protein DETOXIFICATION 46, chloroplastic-like isoform X2, giving the protein MQIKTLIHPLQGCSPSLIILNKTPALARFQSSFSPPSLRFFTTNILHRGVKTSCISPGKELIFDENCDNSISLSKNEEEKEEEEEEVEMEVKRGGLEKQSIWSQMKEIVMFTGPATGLWLCGPLMSLIDTAVIGQGSSVELAALGPGTVMCDYLTYVFMFLSIATSNMVATSLARQDKNEVQHQISVLLFVGLACGFLMLLFTRFFGSWALTAFTGPRNVHLVPAANTYVQIRSFAWPAVLVGLVAQSASLGMKDSLGPLKALAVASAINGIGDVALCSFLGYGIAGAAWATMVSQVVSAYMMIQSLNNKGYNAFSFSVPSTNELATILGLAGPVFITMIAKVAFYSLIIYFATSMGTNTVAAHQVMIQTYGMCSVCGEPLSQTAQSFMPELIYGVNRSLVKARMLLKSLLLIGSTLGLVLGTIGASVPWFFPNIFTSDKSVIQEMHKVLIPYILAIVVSPSTHSLEGTLLKRQMLLTEDYTSCLLEGSCFQGGDELATSLLSFT; this is encoded by the exons atgcaaatcaaaaccctaattcaCCCATTGCAGGGATGCTCTCCATCTTTGATTATCTTGAACAAGACTCCAGCTCTCGCTCGCTTTCAGAGCTCATTTTCACCACCAAGTTTACgtttttttacaacaaatatcCTTCACAGAGGAGTTAAAACTAGCTGCATTAGTCCTGGGAAAGAACTGatttttgatgaaaattgtgacaattcaatttctttatctaagaatgaagaagaaaaggaagaggaggaggaggaggtaGAAATGGAGGTGAAGAGGGGAGGATTGGAGAAGCAGAGTATATGGAGTCAAATGAAGGAGATTGTGATGTTTACAGGACCCGCCACAGGGCTTTGGCTCTGTGGGCCATTGATGAGTCTCATTGATACTGCTGTTATTGGTCAAGGAAGCTCCGTCGAGCTTGCTGCTCTAG GGCCAGGAACAGTTATGTGCGATTATTTGACTTACGTGTTCATGTTCCTTTCAATTGCAACTTCGAACATGGTTGCGACTTCCCTTGCCAGGCAG GATAAAAATGAAGTGCAGCATCAAATATCAGTCTTGCTCTTTGTTGGGTTGGCTTGTGGCTTCTTGATGCTTTTGTTTACAAGATTCTTTGGATCATGGGCACTAACTG cttttacTGGGCCAAGGAATGTGCACTTGGTACCGGCAGCAAATACATATGTTCAG ATTCGAAGCTTTGCATGGCCAGCAGTTCTAGTTGGATTGGTTGCTCAAAGTGCAAG TCTCGGCATGAAAGATTCTCTGGGACCTCTAAAAGCTTTGGCGGTTGCCAGTGCCATAAATGGTATCGGTGATGTAGCCCTTTGTAGCTTTTTGGGCTATGGCATTGCTGGGGCAGCATGGGCGACAATGGTGTCACAA GTTGTTTCGGCTTATATGATGATTCAGTCTCTGAATAACAAAGGATACAATGCCTTTTCTTTCTCTGTTCCATCCACCAATGAACTTGCCACAATACTCGGACTTGCTGGTCCAGTTTTTATAACTATGATAGCAAAG GTGGCTTTCTACTCGCtcattatatattttgctaCCTCTATGGGCACAAATACAGTGGCCGCTCATCAG GTTATGATTCAAACATACGGCATGTGCTCTGTATGCGGTGAGCCTCTTTCTCAGACTGCACAATCATTTATGCCTGAGTTGATATATGGTGTCAATCGAAGTTTGGTAAAG GCAAGAATGCTGCTGAAGTCACTTCTTCTCATTGGATCCACGCTTGGATTGGTATTAGGGACCATTGGAGCATCTGTTCCTTGGTTTTTCCCTAATATCTTTACATCTGACAAGAGTGTCATACAGGAG ATGCACAAAGTGCTAATACCATACATCCTTGCGATAGTTGTGTCACCCAGCACTCATAGCCTAGAAGGGACATTGCTG AAGAGACAAATGCTGCTAACAGAAGATTACACATCATGTCTGTTAGAAGGAAG TTGCTTTCAAGGTGGCGATGAGTTGGCTACTTCTTTGCTGAGTTTCACTTAA
- the LOC102615350 gene encoding protein DETOXIFICATION 46, chloroplastic-like isoform X3 has protein sequence MQIKTLIHPLQGCSPSLIILNKTPALARFQSSFSPPSLRFFTTNILHRGVKTSCISPGKELIFDENCDNSISLSKNEEEKEEEEEEVEMEVKRGGLEKQSIWSQMKEIVMFTGPATGLWLCGPLMSLIDTAVIGQGSSVELAALGPGTVMCDYLTYVFMFLSIATSNMVATSLARQDKNEVQHQISVLLFVGLACGFLMLLFTRFFGSWALTAFTGPRNVHLVPAANTYVQIRSFAWPAVLVGLVAQSASLGMKDSLGPLKALAVASAINGIGDVALCSFLGYGIAGAAWATMVSQVVSAYMMIQSLNNKGYNAFSFSVPSTNELATILGLAGPVFITMIAKVAFYSLIIYFATSMGTNTVAAHQVMIQTYGMCSVCGEPLSQTAQSFMPELIYGVNRSLVKARMLLKSLLLIGSTLGLVLGTIGASVPWFFPNIFTSDKSVIQEMHKVLIPYILAIVVSPSTHSLEGTLLNFD, from the exons atgcaaatcaaaaccctaattcaCCCATTGCAGGGATGCTCTCCATCTTTGATTATCTTGAACAAGACTCCAGCTCTCGCTCGCTTTCAGAGCTCATTTTCACCACCAAGTTTACgtttttttacaacaaatatcCTTCACAGAGGAGTTAAAACTAGCTGCATTAGTCCTGGGAAAGAACTGatttttgatgaaaattgtgacaattcaatttctttatctaagaatgaagaagaaaaggaagaggaggaggaggaggtaGAAATGGAGGTGAAGAGGGGAGGATTGGAGAAGCAGAGTATATGGAGTCAAATGAAGGAGATTGTGATGTTTACAGGACCCGCCACAGGGCTTTGGCTCTGTGGGCCATTGATGAGTCTCATTGATACTGCTGTTATTGGTCAAGGAAGCTCCGTCGAGCTTGCTGCTCTAG GGCCAGGAACAGTTATGTGCGATTATTTGACTTACGTGTTCATGTTCCTTTCAATTGCAACTTCGAACATGGTTGCGACTTCCCTTGCCAGGCAG GATAAAAATGAAGTGCAGCATCAAATATCAGTCTTGCTCTTTGTTGGGTTGGCTTGTGGCTTCTTGATGCTTTTGTTTACAAGATTCTTTGGATCATGGGCACTAACTG cttttacTGGGCCAAGGAATGTGCACTTGGTACCGGCAGCAAATACATATGTTCAG ATTCGAAGCTTTGCATGGCCAGCAGTTCTAGTTGGATTGGTTGCTCAAAGTGCAAG TCTCGGCATGAAAGATTCTCTGGGACCTCTAAAAGCTTTGGCGGTTGCCAGTGCCATAAATGGTATCGGTGATGTAGCCCTTTGTAGCTTTTTGGGCTATGGCATTGCTGGGGCAGCATGGGCGACAATGGTGTCACAA GTTGTTTCGGCTTATATGATGATTCAGTCTCTGAATAACAAAGGATACAATGCCTTTTCTTTCTCTGTTCCATCCACCAATGAACTTGCCACAATACTCGGACTTGCTGGTCCAGTTTTTATAACTATGATAGCAAAG GTGGCTTTCTACTCGCtcattatatattttgctaCCTCTATGGGCACAAATACAGTGGCCGCTCATCAG GTTATGATTCAAACATACGGCATGTGCTCTGTATGCGGTGAGCCTCTTTCTCAGACTGCACAATCATTTATGCCTGAGTTGATATATGGTGTCAATCGAAGTTTGGTAAAG GCAAGAATGCTGCTGAAGTCACTTCTTCTCATTGGATCCACGCTTGGATTGGTATTAGGGACCATTGGAGCATCTGTTCCTTGGTTTTTCCCTAATATCTTTACATCTGACAAGAGTGTCATACAGGAG ATGCACAAAGTGCTAATACCATACATCCTTGCGATAGTTGTGTCACCCAGCACTCATAGCCTAGAAGGGACATTGCTG aattttgattga